In Methanothermococcus thermolithotrophicus DSM 2095, one DNA window encodes the following:
- the smc gene encoding chromosome segregation protein SMC, with product MTALTHIHLRNFKSFKNTKLKIPSGFTAILGPNGSGKSNTIDGICFVLGKTSAKSLRAGKFNELITYHNGKREEFAEVTLFFDNKDRKLPIDSDKVGISRKVKINGDNNYYVIWYEEKEVKEKNNNNGEKGTVKKLVEKRKRIKKSQMLEMISKISLSADGPNIILQGDLIRLIEMSPVERRKVIDEISGVAEFDEKKEKSRKELEKAREFIEKIDIRINEVRSNLEKLKKDKEDAEKYMVLNKELKATKYILTSKKIELLNVVLEDIQEQINALNELKDNFQNNVYNIDSEILNLKNKLEDLINELNEKGNEEVIELHRSIKELELNVENDKKHLNNMLDDLKTTKIQIESKNTELTETRTKIETIRKETMEKEGEIHKIKEEMENLEVERGKLKSKVDESETQIRILKQQEQKVSENINEYQKELYELRSKLNSTENEINKKSFDLNKNCEIIDRLKEELESIESNTEDTKDLYKKLEDIAVELEFSKKQLKKLEEDKKTYQNKLDSYYSEYAKENARIKALKEMENFNINRTVKSVLDARLPGVVDIVGNLGKTKTEYKTAIEIAGGGRLNYIVVKRMDDGARAIEYLKRNKLGRATFLPMDRIRGPECIHIGEEGVIGRAIDLVEFKEEFKDIFKYVFGNTIIVKDLDTAKRLSKTYKARFVTLDGDVIEQSGAMIGGSVRRTSNIKVEIDTSKLEKIAEELKTTENELSNVKKSIDELNRKISNYSSKKMELENKLNLTRKNELRREEVLKKNSIKIKELELENKKLEEELEYLDDLKVELESKIEELDKKIGTSMSQRERILGEIKSFESSEYIVRIRKIEDELESLKNKRDKLENEIKRDVVLIKEVLIPKISELNEKIKELNEKKNMLEKNIGFYKSNIEKNTEILRNKRTKYEELTKDLKELTEKKENYEKKIEELNNRKKELTEKISNIDKEINNLSIDRAKYETKLEEEERKLYLCENIEDIEDDTINKLSSMDTNDLERYLIDLENEIKKLEPVNMRAIEDYEFIVDRYNELFEKRNEYEKDEKKYLQLIEEVEMRKKEVFMDVFNKVAKNYEEIYREIGGTGKLSLENPDNPFEGGLLIDASPMNKQLQSLDVMSGGEKSLTALAFLFAIQRLNPAPFYVLDEVDAALDTKNASLIGEMIKNASKDSQFIVISHREQMISKADTLYGVCMENGLSKIVGVKL from the coding sequence ATGACTGCTCTGACTCATATACACTTAAGGAACTTTAAATCATTTAAGAATACAAAATTAAAAATCCCTTCAGGCTTTACTGCTATTTTAGGTCCCAATGGGTCAGGTAAATCAAATACAATAGATGGTATTTGTTTTGTGTTGGGCAAAACATCTGCAAAATCTCTAAGAGCTGGAAAGTTCAACGAACTAATTACATACCACAACGGAAAAAGGGAAGAGTTTGCAGAGGTGACCTTATTTTTTGACAATAAAGATCGAAAACTCCCTATAGATTCCGACAAGGTGGGGATTTCAAGAAAAGTAAAAATAAACGGAGATAACAACTACTATGTAATATGGTATGAGGAAAAAGAAGTTAAAGAAAAAAACAACAATAATGGAGAAAAAGGCACGGTAAAAAAGCTAGTTGAAAAACGGAAAAGAATAAAAAAATCTCAAATGCTTGAAATGATTAGCAAAATTTCATTAAGTGCAGATGGTCCAAACATAATTCTTCAGGGAGATTTAATAAGGCTTATAGAGATGTCACCTGTTGAGAGAAGAAAGGTAATTGACGAAATAAGTGGGGTAGCAGAGTTCGACGAAAAAAAGGAAAAATCAAGAAAAGAACTCGAAAAAGCCAGAGAATTCATAGAAAAAATAGACATTAGGATAAACGAAGTTAGAAGCAACCTTGAAAAACTTAAAAAGGACAAGGAAGATGCAGAAAAATACATGGTATTGAACAAAGAGCTAAAGGCTACAAAATACATACTAACATCAAAAAAAATAGAGTTATTAAATGTTGTTTTAGAAGATATACAAGAACAAATCAATGCCTTAAATGAATTAAAAGATAATTTTCAAAATAATGTATACAACATAGATAGTGAAATCCTAAATTTAAAAAACAAATTAGAGGATTTGATAAATGAATTAAACGAAAAGGGGAACGAGGAAGTCATAGAACTACACAGGTCAATTAAAGAACTTGAATTAAATGTTGAAAACGATAAAAAGCACCTAAATAATATGCTGGATGATTTAAAAACCACGAAAATCCAAATAGAATCCAAAAACACCGAACTAACAGAAACACGAACTAAGATAGAAACTATAAGAAAAGAAACCATGGAAAAAGAAGGGGAAATACACAAAATAAAAGAAGAAATGGAAAATTTAGAGGTTGAAAGAGGAAAGTTAAAGTCAAAGGTAGATGAAAGTGAAACACAGATAAGAATTTTAAAACAGCAGGAGCAGAAGGTATCTGAAAATATAAATGAATATCAAAAGGAGCTCTACGAATTAAGAAGTAAATTAAACTCTACTGAAAATGAAATAAACAAAAAGTCATTTGATTTAAACAAAAACTGTGAAATTATTGACAGGTTAAAGGAAGAACTTGAATCAATAGAATCCAATACTGAAGATACCAAGGATCTATACAAAAAACTTGAAGATATTGCCGTAGAACTGGAGTTCTCAAAAAAACAGTTGAAAAAATTGGAAGAAGATAAAAAAACCTATCAAAATAAACTGGATAGTTATTATTCAGAATATGCAAAAGAAAATGCCAGAATAAAGGCATTGAAGGAAATGGAAAACTTCAACATCAACAGAACCGTTAAGAGTGTATTGGATGCAAGACTTCCGGGAGTAGTTGATATTGTAGGTAACCTTGGAAAAACCAAAACCGAATACAAAACTGCAATTGAGATTGCAGGTGGTGGCAGGTTAAACTATATCGTTGTTAAAAGAATGGACGATGGTGCAAGGGCAATCGAGTATTTGAAGAGAAACAAATTAGGAAGAGCCACGTTTTTACCTATGGATAGAATAAGAGGTCCTGAATGTATACACATAGGTGAAGAAGGTGTTATAGGTAGGGCTATTGATTTAGTAGAGTTTAAAGAAGAATTTAAGGACATTTTTAAGTACGTTTTTGGAAACACGATAATAGTTAAAGATTTGGATACTGCAAAAAGACTATCTAAAACATATAAAGCGAGATTTGTAACACTTGACGGTGACGTAATCGAACAATCTGGAGCTATGATTGGTGGAAGTGTAAGAAGAACTTCAAACATAAAAGTTGAAATAGATACATCTAAGCTGGAAAAAATCGCTGAAGAATTGAAAACCACTGAAAACGAATTAAGTAATGTTAAAAAAAGCATAGACGAGCTTAACAGAAAAATATCAAATTATTCATCAAAAAAGATGGAATTAGAAAATAAATTAAACCTAACAAGGAAAAACGAACTTAGAAGGGAAGAAGTACTCAAAAAGAATAGCATAAAAATAAAAGAACTGGAGCTGGAGAACAAAAAACTTGAAGAAGAATTGGAGTATCTGGATGATTTAAAAGTAGAACTTGAATCCAAAATCGAAGAGCTCGATAAAAAAATTGGTACATCGATGTCTCAGAGGGAAAGAATACTTGGTGAAATAAAATCATTTGAAAGTTCTGAATACATAGTAAGAATCAGAAAAATTGAGGATGAGCTCGAGTCACTTAAGAACAAAAGGGATAAACTTGAAAATGAAATTAAAAGGGATGTTGTTCTTATTAAAGAGGTCCTGATACCTAAAATAAGTGAGTTAAACGAGAAAATAAAAGAACTAAATGAAAAAAAGAATATGCTTGAAAAAAATATCGGGTTTTACAAATCCAACATAGAAAAAAATACCGAAATACTCAGAAACAAACGAACAAAATACGAAGAACTTACAAAAGATTTAAAGGAATTAACAGAAAAAAAGGAAAACTATGAAAAGAAAATAGAGGAACTAAATAATAGAAAAAAAGAACTAACTGAAAAAATAAGCAATATTGACAAAGAAATAAACAATTTATCCATTGATAGGGCAAAGTATGAAACAAAGTTAGAAGAAGAGGAGAGAAAACTCTATCTATGTGAAAATATTGAAGATATTGAAGACGACACAATAAATAAATTAAGTAGCATGGATACAAACGACCTTGAGAGATACCTAATTGACCTTGAAAACGAGATTAAAAAACTTGAACCTGTGAATATGAGGGCCATTGAGGATTATGAGTTTATCGTAGATAGATACAACGAACTCTTTGAGAAGAGAAATGAGTACGAAAAGGATGAGAAAAAGTACCTCCAATTAATTGAAGAAGTCGAAATGAGAAAGAAAGAGGTATTCATGGACGTATTCAACAAGGTTGCAAAAAATTATGAGGAAATATACCGAGAAATTGGAGGAACTGGAAAATTAAGTTTGGAAAATCCTGACAATCCATTTGAAGGAGGATTATTGATAGATGCCTCTCCAATGAATAAACAGTTGCAGAGTTTGGATGTTATGAGTGGGGGAGAAAAATCCCTAACTGCATTGGCGTTTTTATTCGCAATTCAAAGGTTAAATCCTGCACCATTCTATGTTCTGGATGAGGTTGATGCTGCACTTGATACAAAAAATGCTTCGTTGATTGGAGAGATGATAAAAAATGCATCTAAAGACTCTCAATTTATTGTAATCTCCCACAGAGAACAGATGATAAGTAAAGCCGATACACTTTATGGGGTTTGCATGGAAAACGGACTCAGTAAAATTGTTGGGGTTAAGTTATAA
- a CDS encoding McrB family protein: MNNILKKTGEILERKKQMILYGVPGVGKTHFTNKFKEYVRKENCKFITFHQSFAYEEFIEGLRPKNDENGNIVYEIEDGILKKMCILAIWDVLKSKECDENNVDIEFNELIEKFKEKYPVGSKLETITGGRFEITNYNDNKICIILSFKLGYGVGKIVKDEDGKITTMPIIGKSSHVFLYSNLERLWNDGGNVNNIQDIITDDIQDIIGILGKDNVKMGYYYSIYDELKSYYYSIYKELKQIYDKLKESKENKENNQHVVIKINNIVDKKHVVINIDNTHEKTYKKVKEKVMQELKEYKKSKNIFKKEDFQNAPKYYLIIDEINRGNISNIFGELITLLEKDKRLGEDNEIITELPYSKEPFAVPSNLYIIGTMNTADKSIALLDVALRRRFGFLEIEPNYELLKDKNIKGINLSELLKTINTKITLLKDRDHRIGHSYFLNIEDIDDLKFVWYNEIIPLLMEYFYNDWECLKEILKDFVNGEKPKININSDLIDDDLKLYEIKELTGAEFINTLNSVINPKSIGENNGEE, translated from the coding sequence ATGAACAATATATTAAAGAAAACTGGCGAAATTTTAGAAAGAAAAAAGCAAATGATTTTATATGGAGTTCCGGGGGTTGGGAAAACTCATTTTACCAATAAATTTAAAGAATATGTTAGAAAAGAAAATTGTAAATTTATAACATTTCACCAATCTTTCGCCTACGAGGAATTTATTGAAGGATTAAGGCCCAAAAATGATGAAAATGGAAATATTGTTTATGAAATTGAAGATGGAATACTTAAGAAAATGTGCATTTTAGCAATTTGGGATGTTTTGAAAAGTAAAGAATGCGATGAAAATAATGTCGATATCGAGTTTAATGAATTAATTGAAAAGTTTAAAGAAAAATATCCGGTGGGTAGCAAATTAGAAACAATAACGGGTGGAAGATTTGAAATAACGAACTATAATGATAACAAAATTTGCATAATATTATCTTTTAAGCTAGGATATGGGGTGGGTAAAATAGTCAAAGATGAGGATGGCAAAATTACCACAATGCCCATAATCGGAAAAAGTTCCCATGTTTTTTTATATTCTAATTTAGAAAGGCTTTGGAATGATGGAGGAAATGTAAACAATATTCAAGATATAATTACAGATGATATTCAAGATATAATAGGGATTTTGGGAAAAGATAATGTAAAAATGGGATATTATTATTCAATTTATGATGAACTAAAAAGCTATTATTATTCAATTTACAAAGAGCTAAAACAAATTTATGATAAACTAAAAGAATCGAAGGAGAATAAAGAAAATAACCAACATGTTGTTATTAAAATAAACAATATTGTTGATAAAAAACATGTTGTTATTAATATTGACAATACGCATGAAAAAACTTACAAAAAAGTTAAAGAAAAAGTTATGCAAGAACTCAAAGAATATAAAAAATCAAAAAACATATTTAAAAAAGAAGATTTTCAAAATGCACCAAAATACTACTTAATAATCGACGAAATAAACAGAGGAAATATTTCAAACATTTTTGGGGAATTAATCACACTTTTAGAAAAGGATAAACGATTAGGAGAAGATAACGAAATAATAACTGAGCTCCCATATTCAAAAGAGCCGTTTGCAGTCCCATCGAATTTATACATAATCGGAACTATGAATACAGCAGATAAAAGTATAGCGTTATTGGATGTTGCTTTGAGAAGGAGATTCGGATTTTTAGAAATAGAACCAAATTATGAGCTATTAAAAGATAAAAATATCAAAGGAATTAATTTATCAGAACTTCTAAAAACGATAAACACTAAAATAACTCTTTTAAAAGACAGAGACCACAGAATAGGGCATTCATACTTTTTAAATATTGAAGATATAGACGATTTAAAATTTGTTTGGTACAATGAAATAATACCATTGTTAATGGAATACTTCTACAACGATTGGGAATGTTTAAAGGAGATTTTAAAGGATTTTGTTAATGGGGAAAAACCTAAAATAAATATAAATTCCGATTTAATCGACGATGATTTAAAATTATACGAAATTAAGGAACTTACGGGGGCTGAATTTATAAATACATTAAATTCAGTAATTAATCCAAAATCAATAGGGGAAAATAATGGGGAGGAATAA
- a CDS encoding DNA alkylation repair protein — MNLTDLKKEILELADEKNAEQYKRFFKTGKGEYGEKDKFLGVRVPNLRKIAKKYKNIDYDNILELLKSEFHEERLTALFILIHKFKKDRETVYNIYINNLKYVNNWDLVDTTAPHIVGAHLFDKDKSILYKLANSKILWERRVAILSTFYFIKKNEFKDTIEISKILLNDKEDLIHKAVGWMLREVGKRDINVLEDFLKMHYKNMPRTMLRYAIEKFPEEKRKKYLNGEI, encoded by the coding sequence ATGAATCTTACAGATTTAAAAAAAGAAATTTTAGAGTTGGCAGATGAAAAAAATGCAGAGCAGTACAAAAGATTTTTTAAAACTGGAAAAGGAGAATATGGGGAAAAGGATAAGTTTTTAGGAGTAAGAGTACCAAACCTAAGAAAAATTGCAAAAAAATATAAAAACATTGACTATGACAATATTTTAGAGTTGTTAAAATCCGAATTTCACGAAGAACGGCTCACAGCACTTTTTATTTTAATTCACAAGTTTAAAAAAGATAGAGAAACGGTTTATAATATTTACATTAACAATTTGAAGTATGTCAATAATTGGGACCTTGTGGATACCACTGCACCGCACATTGTCGGAGCTCATCTGTTTGATAAGGATAAATCCATATTGTACAAACTTGCAAATTCAAAGATTTTGTGGGAAAGAAGGGTTGCTATCCTATCTACATTTTACTTTATAAAAAAGAATGAGTTTAAGGACACCATAGAGATTAGCAAAATTTTACTGAACGATAAAGAGGATTTAATCCATAAGGCAGTTGGCTGGATGTTAAGGGAAGTTGGTAAAAGAGATATAAACGTTTTAGAGGATTTTTTAAAAATGCACTATAAAAACATGCCCAGAACAATGTTAAGGTATGCAATTGAGAAATTTCCCGAAGAAAAAAGAAAGAAGTATTTAAATGGGGAAATTTAA
- a CDS encoding pyridoxal phosphate-dependent aminotransferase, translating into MRNDIVHSGANELTYEIREIVEVAKKTESYGIDIIWENIGDPIAKGEKVPDWIKEIISETIMDDFSYIYSPTKGLLETREFLAELNNRKKGAQISAEDIIFFNGLGDAITKIYGLLKKESRVIGPSPAYPTHSSSEGLYASCPPLMYKLDENNNWYPDLEDLRNKVKYNPSIAGILIINPGNPTGTVYPKKILDEIVDIANEYDLFILCDEIYSSLVYNGKKHVYLSEVIDDVCGISLKGISKEFPWPGSRCGWIEVYNSEKDPIFEKYVEGIYKFKMVEVCSTTLPQKVIPKVMGDPRFEKYLDERRKYYEKGSNIAYNRLKSIDGLTVNKTCGAFYMSVVFNNEYLNEKNKLNIKNKELNRFIEGITKDVNHDMKFVYYLLASSGICLVPLSSFCSELNGFRSTLLEKDEDKLKWIYDTIAEKIEEYLQC; encoded by the coding sequence ATGAGAAATGATATTGTACACTCAGGGGCTAACGAACTAACTTACGAAATCAGGGAGATTGTAGAAGTTGCAAAAAAAACTGAATCCTATGGTATAGATATAATTTGGGAAAATATTGGGGATCCAATAGCTAAAGGCGAAAAAGTCCCCGACTGGATAAAGGAAATAATATCTGAAACTATCATGGATGATTTTTCATATATATACAGTCCAACTAAGGGACTTTTAGAAACACGAGAGTTTTTAGCAGAATTAAACAACAGAAAAAAAGGAGCTCAGATATCTGCCGAAGATATAATATTCTTCAACGGTTTAGGTGATGCAATTACAAAAATTTACGGTCTTTTGAAAAAGGAATCAAGGGTAATTGGTCCCTCACCTGCCTATCCAACACATTCTTCTTCAGAGGGATTGTATGCGAGCTGTCCACCTCTAATGTACAAATTGGATGAGAATAACAATTGGTATCCTGATTTAGAGGATCTTAGAAATAAAGTTAAATATAACCCATCAATTGCAGGGATTTTGATTATAAACCCTGGAAATCCAACTGGTACAGTTTATCCAAAGAAAATACTTGATGAGATTGTAGATATAGCAAACGAATACGATTTGTTTATCCTGTGCGATGAGATATACAGCAGCTTGGTTTATAATGGGAAAAAACACGTTTACCTATCTGAAGTTATAGACGATGTTTGCGGAATTTCATTAAAAGGGATATCCAAGGAGTTCCCATGGCCAGGTTCAAGATGTGGCTGGATCGAAGTTTATAACTCAGAAAAAGATCCTATATTTGAAAAATATGTCGAAGGAATTTACAAATTTAAAATGGTTGAGGTTTGTTCTACGACACTTCCTCAAAAGGTTATTCCAAAGGTTATGGGTGATCCAAGATTTGAAAAGTATCTTGATGAAAGAAGAAAATACTATGAAAAAGGTTCAAACATAGCATACAATAGACTAAAATCTATTGATGGATTAACCGTGAATAAAACCTGTGGTGCCTTTTACATGAGTGTTGTATTCAACAACGAATATTTGAATGAAAAAAATAAATTAAATATCAAAAATAAGGAATTGAATAGATTTATCGAAGGTATTACCAAAGATGTTAACCACGACATGAAATTTGTTTATTATTTACTGGCTTCATCTGGAATATGTCTTGTACCACTATCTTCGTTCTGTTCAGAGTTGAATGGATTTAGAAGTACACTTCTTGAAAAGGACGAGGATAAATTAAAGTGGATTTACGATACAATTGCTGAAAAGATTGAAGAATATTTGCAATGCTAA
- the ablA gene encoding lysine 2,3-aminomutase produces MEKIFDKKHKDFAERISENVSLEEWYDWKWQLKNSIRDIETFEEVLGIKFPEDEKAELQKAADVFPLSITPYYASLIDVKNFRDDPIFKQAFVGVEELITENFEMADPLAEDSDSPVPGLTHRYPDRVLLYVSHACAVYCRHCTRKRKVGDVDSIPSKEQIQKGLDYIRDNPQIRDVLLSGGDPLLLSDDYLDWILTELWDIPHIEVVRIGTRVPVVLPYRITDELVNMLKKHHPLWINTHFNHPKEITKSSKNALRSLADAGIPLGNQTVLLRGVNDCPYVIKKLNQKLAANRVRPYYLFQCDLSEGLSHFRTSVRRGIEIIESLIGHTSGFAVPRYVVDAPGGGGKIPVMPNYVISWGTDRVILRNYEGVITTYKEPEHGGSDCNNDCVNCTRCLDTEGEEHDLVGIEKLLSNSDKTISLIPQGTRRIEKRENDG; encoded by the coding sequence ATGGAAAAAATATTTGATAAAAAGCATAAAGATTTTGCAGAAAGAATATCAGAAAACGTAAGCTTAGAAGAATGGTACGACTGGAAATGGCAGTTAAAAAATTCAATAAGAGATATAGAGACTTTTGAAGAAGTGTTGGGAATAAAATTCCCTGAAGATGAAAAGGCAGAATTGCAGAAGGCGGCAGATGTATTTCCACTATCCATTACTCCATATTATGCATCTTTGATAGACGTAAAAAACTTTAGAGACGATCCTATTTTTAAGCAGGCTTTTGTTGGAGTGGAAGAATTAATAACAGAAAATTTTGAAATGGCTGACCCATTGGCTGAAGACAGCGATTCTCCAGTTCCAGGATTAACTCACCGTTATCCAGATAGGGTTTTACTCTATGTTAGCCATGCCTGTGCCGTATACTGTCGTCACTGTACACGTAAAAGGAAAGTTGGAGACGTAGATAGTATTCCGTCAAAAGAACAGATACAAAAAGGGCTGGACTATATCCGAGACAACCCACAAATAAGGGATGTTCTTTTATCAGGGGGAGATCCTTTACTACTATCTGACGATTATCTAGACTGGATTTTAACTGAGCTCTGGGACATACCACATATCGAAGTTGTTAGAATCGGTACAAGAGTTCCTGTTGTCCTGCCTTATCGTATTACCGATGAATTGGTAAATATGTTGAAAAAACACCATCCCCTGTGGATAAATACACACTTCAACCATCCAAAAGAAATAACAAAATCTTCAAAAAATGCATTGAGAAGCTTGGCAGATGCAGGAATTCCTTTAGGAAATCAAACTGTACTGTTACGAGGTGTCAATGACTGCCCATATGTTATTAAAAAACTCAATCAAAAACTGGCTGCAAATAGGGTAAGGCCTTACTATCTCTTCCAGTGTGATTTGTCAGAGGGGTTATCACACTTCCGTACATCCGTAAGAAGAGGTATTGAAATTATTGAAAGTTTAATTGGACATACAAGTGGATTTGCAGTCCCAAGATATGTGGTGGATGCCCCAGGAGGGGGAGGAAAAATACCAGTCATGCCTAACTATGTAATTTCATGGGGAACTGATAGAGTTATTTTAAGAAACTATGAGGGAGTTATCACGACCTATAAAGAACCGGAACATGGTGGCAGCGATTGTAATAACGATTGTGTAAACTGTACGAGATGTTTGGATACTGAAGGGGAAGAACACGATTTAGTTGGAATAGAGAAATTGTTATCTAATTCAGATAAAACCATATCTCTAATCCCACAAGGAACCAGAAGAATTGAAAAAAGGGAGAACGATGGATAA
- a CDS encoding McrC family protein, with protein sequence MGRNKTITFFEHQKKTFKELEKEELSKNEVKKLIKLNDKLKIFEIGYSSVNAKQFVGALKIKNKTIQILPKIYNNEENKEKEALTNLLYMLSYTKKLKIREDIANLTKNNDLFEIYIYLFAKNLLKEIEKGFYKDYNKKEENLNFLKGKLNTTKQIKHNIINKHKLHCTYKEFSENNLINQILKYTIELLKNITKSSKNKKLLDNLSFIFEDVEYKIITLNDFKKIHFNRMSERFKYYVEMAELFILNSSINLNSKDFHTFSLIFDMNTLFEEFIGNIVKNHKDEIFGNENLNVHLQHTKHYLLRAAKIEDSQGTEDSFNFSVDKNNRGAFRLIPDIAVLKENEPYLIIDTKYKKLDQTKPYSNISQSDIYQMFAYLKKYDCKKGILLYPKYNEEIKETFYIDNKTILHIVQIDLKYNMFTGRTHYINKIKKELSRLMDEI encoded by the coding sequence ATGGGGAGGAATAAAACCATTACCTTTTTTGAACATCAAAAGAAAACCTTTAAAGAACTGGAAAAAGAAGAACTATCAAAAAATGAAGTTAAAAAACTTATAAAACTAAACGATAAACTAAAAATTTTTGAAATCGGTTATAGCTCAGTAAATGCAAAACAGTTTGTAGGAGCTCTGAAAATCAAAAACAAAACCATTCAAATATTACCTAAGATATACAACAATGAAGAAAACAAAGAAAAAGAGGCCCTAACTAACCTTTTATACATGCTTTCCTACACAAAAAAACTAAAAATAAGAGAAGATATTGCAAACCTAACAAAAAATAATGATTTATTTGAAATTTACATTTACCTTTTTGCAAAAAATCTGTTAAAGGAGATCGAAAAAGGATTTTATAAAGACTATAACAAAAAGGAAGAAAATTTAAACTTTTTAAAGGGAAAACTAAACACAACTAAACAGATAAAACACAATATAATAAACAAACATAAACTCCACTGTACTTACAAAGAATTTTCAGAAAACAACCTAATAAATCAAATTCTAAAATATACTATTGAACTATTGAAAAACATAACAAAAAGTTCAAAGAATAAAAAATTATTGGATAATTTGAGTTTTATTTTTGAGGACGTTGAATATAAAATCATAACACTAAATGACTTTAAAAAAATCCACTTCAACAGAATGAGCGAGAGATTTAAATACTATGTCGAGATGGCGGAGCTCTTTATTTTAAATTCATCGATTAATTTAAATTCAAAAGATTTTCATACCTTTTCTTTAATTTTTGATATGAATACCTTGTTTGAAGAATTTATTGGAAATATTGTAAAGAACCATAAGGATGAGATTTTTGGAAATGAAAACTTGAATGTTCATTTGCAACATACTAAACATTATTTATTAAGAGCTGCGAAAATCGAAGACTCTCAAGGTACCGAAGATTCCTTTAATTTTTCCGTAGATAAAAATAATAGGGGTGCTTTTAGATTAATTCCAGATATTGCAGTGCTAAAGGAAAATGAACCTTATTTAATAATTGACACAAAATACAAAAAATTAGACCAAACTAAACCGTATAGTAATATCTCCCAGTCTGACATTTACCAGATGTTTGCCTATCTGAAGAAGTATGATTGTAAAAAAGGAATCCTATTGTATCCAAAATATAATGAAGAGATTAAAGAAACCTTTTACATAGACAATAAAACGATATTGCATATAGTGCAGATTGATTTAAAATATAACATGTTTACTGGAAGAACCCACTATATCAATAAAATCAAAAAAGAACTATCCAGACTAATGGACGAAATTTAA
- the ablB gene encoding putative beta-lysine N-acetyltransferase: protein MDKIVKICGSVVQLGELNSRIYLMKLNQNKVDELLPKLDDICIKNKYTKIFAKVPSRLKEEFENAGYRGEAFIKEYFLDDDVLFMSKYFSDDRKTSKYPEKVREVIDVAKSKKPVESIKSPKLDDSFSLNIACKDDAEELANLYKEVFETYPFPIYDPKYILETMDSHVIYFIIKHSGKIVAASSSEIDKENRCVEMTDFAVLPEYQGYGLAQNLLFAMEDEMRKNGIRVAYTIARALSFGMNITFAKLGYEHTGTLVNNTNICGKLEDMNVWYKPLK from the coding sequence ATGGATAAGATTGTAAAAATTTGTGGTTCAGTTGTCCAATTAGGGGAATTGAACAGCAGAATTTACCTAATGAAGTTGAACCAAAATAAAGTAGATGAATTATTACCAAAGTTGGATGATATTTGTATCAAAAATAAATATACTAAGATATTTGCTAAAGTACCAAGTCGTCTAAAGGAAGAATTTGAAAATGCCGGTTATAGGGGAGAAGCATTCATAAAAGAATATTTTTTAGATGATGACGTTCTATTTATGTCAAAATACTTTAGCGACGATAGAAAAACCAGTAAATATCCTGAAAAAGTTAGAGAAGTAATAGACGTTGCAAAGAGTAAGAAACCTGTTGAATCCATTAAATCCCCTAAATTGGATGATAGTTTCTCATTAAATATTGCCTGTAAAGATGATGCAGAGGAATTGGCAAATCTATACAAAGAAGTATTTGAAACCTATCCATTCCCAATTTACGATCCAAAGTACATTCTTGAAACTATGGATTCCCATGTAATTTATTTTATAATTAAACATTCGGGTAAGATTGTGGCGGCATCATCATCTGAGATAGATAAAGAAAATAGATGTGTCGAAATGACAGATTTTGCAGTATTGCCTGAGTATCAAGGTTATGGATTGGCCCAAAACTTACTCTTTGCAATGGAAGATGAAATGAGAAAAAATGGAATTAGGGTAGCATATACGATTGCAAGGGCGTTATCTTTTGGCATGAACATCACCTTTGCAAAACTTGGATATGAACATACTGGAACTCTTGTAAACAATACAAACATTTGTGGAAAGTTAGAGGACATGAATGTTTGGTATAAACCTCTAAAATAA